agcagtaaataggtacctgggagttagtcagctgtcacgggctgcttcctgggggtggaggcctggtcgaggaccgggccgcggggacactaaagccccgaaatcatctcaagataacctcaagaagatggtatACATTGTTGCAGAAATAACATACAGTAGTAATGAATTTTTGCTTGTATCTTTCTACTTAAAAATACTATAAATTCATTATCCATGGTTAATTTCTCAGCAATTATGATAATATTCATTGCTATGGAAACAAGTGCAGCTTGTGCTCTCGATCCGTcacatcataaaaaaatgatgtactaaattgcctggACCTAACCTAACAAAGGACCCACTTGTAGAAAATGGGATAACTCATCAATTTTGTgagctttatgatttaaagtactgtacatcaatattttgaagttggggatttttacgtcaatatatgatGTACTGTATTATTCAAGAGACAGGTTGAGAATCTAGTTGAGAATTATTTGTTATACAAGTCATTATTTTGTTTTTGAGATATGGCTCTGTGGATGTTATAGCTAAAGCCTTTATAAACCACCAAGACTCATGCCAACATCATCTTCCAGGATTCCCATACAACAAGGATGAGTCTAAAGCCACCAACTGAAGGTGAATTTTATTGAATAATTTTAATTTCATCACACTTAAATGCAATTTAAGGTTTCCAACTGTCACGGTATCCAAAATTCAACCCAGAACAGGTCTTACCAATGTTCTTAACAAGGATGTCCTTCACGTCACTCACTTCACCTTGTAGACGAGAGATCTTGTCAATGTCTCGTGACTCAGTGTAGTGTTTCATCTGACTTGCAAGAACCTGAAAGACACAGGTGAACGAGGGCTGAGAGATGGATAAACAAAGGGCAGGTGAATGCAATGGGTAGGCCTAACTGAGCACCGTAAGAAAGCACTGGCAATCAAATAATGAGTAAAATAATCGAGTTTACCACCAACATAAATCAGCATCACTAATTAGGTTCTTTTAGTTACCTGAGCAAACTCGCTGTTCATAGCATACGGTAGTGCATTGTGGATACGAGCTCCATATGTGACCTGGAACCTCTGCTTCACATCTTCCAGGAACAAAAACGCCCTTTGCCTCTCAAACTCCTGTTGAAAAGAAATTATTGATACTATTTGGATACAAGAAAGACACTGTACACGCACAGAATTTAATTTTTAAACTCTGTATGCTCTGTTCCTGGACTTATGTGGACATATGAACACCCACGCCCAGTGTAGGCTTATAATGTATACATTTTTGTTAAGGCTTATGGGAATTTTTGTACTACAGTACAATGTAAATATAGCTGCTGTATGCACCTTTGTTATATGTGatgcccacacacactacaccacctcaacacatgtatatggagcaccacttggcaaatggaatttaatgttaataaatgtcatgttatggaatgtggaataggagaacatagaccccacacaacctatatattatgtgagaaatctttaaagaattctgataaagaaagagatctaggagtggttctagatagaaaactatcacctgaggaccacataaagaatattgtgcaaggagcctatgctatgctttctaacttcagaattgcatttaaatacatggatggcgatatactaaagaaattgttcatgacttttgttaggccaaagctagaatatgcagctgttgtgtggtgcccatatcttaagaagcacatcaacaaactggaaaaggtgcaaagacatgctactaagtggctcccagaactgaagggcaagagctacgaggagaggttagaagcattaaatatgccaaaactagaagacagaagaaaaagaggtgatatgatcactacatacaaaatagttacaggaattgataaaatcgacagggaagacttcctgagacctggaatttcaagaacaagaggtcatagatttaaactagctaaacacagatgccgaagaaatataagaaaattcaccttcgcaaatagagtggtagacggttggaacaagttaagtgagaaggtggtggaggccaagaccgtcagtagtttcaaagcgttatatgacaaagagtgctgggaagacgggacaccacgagcgtagctctcatcctgtaactacacttaggtaattacacttaggtaattacacccgcCACTTGTGATACACAGATACACTACATCCTCTTTTGCACCTTGACACCAACTAACACAACCCAATCTGTGATAAAGAGGTAGTGTAGTGTACACTAATGTACACTACACTAAAAAATACTCCAATACACTAAAAACTACTCCACAATACTGAATAACATCATCCATGATATGCAAGCAAAATTACTCCACAATACTGAATAACATCATCCGTGATATGCAAGTAAAATTACTCCACAACACCAACTTACGTCATCAGTGATGCACAAAAACACCACGCCATCCTCAGCAACATAGTGGAACAGATATGACCCGTGAGAATATGTAAGGCGTCCAGATTCTCCTGGAGTGATCTTTGCCAAAATCTGCTCTGTTACCTCTGCAAAATTTCCGGCACACGTTGCATATCGTGCAAGGACCGTTGTGCCCCTGGCAATCACACCATACAGAAGAGGCATTTCTGGAATACATAAGGATTTAAGTTTTACAAATTATCAGATAACATCACGAAGAGCATAATAATAAAGGAAGCTGCAGAGGGTCTATTGGCCTATATGAGGCTaatcctatttatacccacccaaaGTCAttcatatataaaataaatgtggAGAGTGGGTGCAAAAATTAGTGGagacaaaaaaaaattctttgtGTCAGGAAATACAGCCAATGTATATAGAGTATACATGTTTGGCTTATATTAAGGTTCCTcccaggtcgaactactgacgcaCAATAAGCTGACCCCTGggtgcctatttattgctaggtgaacagctgcattaggtgataggaaaagcgcccaatcatttctgtcctacCCGGAATTCCCATTTGCGAGTCGAGAACGTGTTCATCTGTACTATCGGGACCCAATTTGACATTAATAACAAATCTTGATTTTCATGATTGGAAATTATGCTTTCCCACCACTTTTTTGAGTCACATGACCCCCTGATAAAATCTTTGGTGAAACCAGATTTATTTAACCTTCATCTCATGTCTTTCTGCTCTTGTATTAGCATCCTGAATGCAGTGTAGAAACTTCTTAATATTTTATGACAGACATTGCTATAAAGCCTCTTAGAATTAACagtatctttgataattacttattcctAACACTTCTTGTTACAAATCCCAGCATGCTATTTGCCTTATTTTAAACATTTATACAATGATTTTGTTATCTATTATATATTATGACATGTTACTGTATTTTGCATTGAGATTTGGCAATACTACCATAGTGCAGCATCTGATAACACTGTcataatttttatttaaaaatatacagAACCCTACAATAACATTTATGCTAAAAATAAGATAATTTAGTTTAGTTCGttgattgtgcaccccatacttaatatcttgtgtaaaggaggaaatgtatgtttatctctcagaatgttcggtaatatgtttattgcttgtgatgtgtgtgtgtctatgtatgtattaacacgatgtactgaaaggGGTGAAAATAGCTTgagttacctcatccctttgtgtgtattttacctcaataaacttatttcaatttcaattccatACCTaatctgtgggcagtagtggaaagggttacagaggcaagaACCTCCCAATTGCACACATGACCTTatgcaggcgaagagtcacaataacgtggctaaagtatgttgaccagaccacacactagaaggtgaagggacgacgacgtttcggtccgtcctggaccattctcaaatagattgtggtccaggacggaccgaaacgtcatcgtcccttcaccttctagtgtgtggtctggtcaaaatacacATGACCTTCACTCAcagttcatttccaaatttattaaaaGGTATAGTCCATATTATGATAGTTTAGGCCAAATTGGTTTGGGGGGTTGGTCAGGTGCCAGAGATTGGGCGACTACTTGTATCCTCTGAAAACATTAGACCTTGGTCATAATGTTTTTATAAGTTAACTTTCATTTCAGCATCTCACTTCCACATTGGGGATATTAACATTACCATTAGAAGCTAAATTTGCACATATGACCCTCAGACCTTTAACAACCGAATTATAATGAGGGGGGAAAGAATTAGAATGCCTAAGTAAATATGGAGGAACGCAAGCATATC
This sequence is a window from Procambarus clarkii isolate CNS0578487 chromosome 80, FALCON_Pclarkii_2.0, whole genome shotgun sequence. Protein-coding genes within it:
- the LOC123746271 gene encoding vesicle-associated membrane protein 7 codes for the protein MPLLYGVIARGTTVLARYATCAGNFAEVTEQILAKITPGESGRLTYSHGSYLFHYVAEDGVVFLCITDDEFERQRAFLFLEDVKQRFQVTYGARIHNALPYAMNSEFAQVLASQMKHYTESRDIDKISRLQGEVSDVKDILVKNIENLACRGERLELLINKTENLNTSAVTFKTTSRTLARSLWWKNVRIIIVIVLGIGASIYIIGAMVCGLAWQQCTK